The sequence AACGCAGCGCTGGCGGCATTCACCAGCGGCCTTGGCGAGCGCGATGTCGTTCATCTGGATTTTCACGAGCGCATTGAGAATCTAGGCGACGACTCTCGCAAAGAGCAATGTCGCGCCCTTTACCAGCGGGCGCGGGCCGTGGCACAATGCGTTTTGCAGCTGGCGCGTAGCGAGCGCGACTATCTGGCGCGCGATGCAGTGGAATCCGTAGCCGCGGCGCTGGCGACGGCGCTGCTGGCAGCACAGTGTGATTTGCTGGAAGGCGAATGGTCGGGCGAATTTGCGGAACGTAAGCGCAAGGCCTTCGAGGTCTATTTGCGTCTGGCCCGTCAGCGGGTGGCGGCCGCCCAGGCGGCCCTGCCGGAGCCGGCCGCCGGTTGAGTGCGTTTTTTGTTTGCGGCGTTGCCTGTCCTGTCCGCTGCCTGTCCTTGACGCTGGGTGCGGCCGCGGCTACGGCCTGAGACTCTCCTTGTCCTCGCGGGCGCGCGGAGAGAAGCCCTCGAACCTGACGGTTAAGACCGGCGAAGGGAAGCGCGGCAGGTCGGTATTCATTCCGTCCCGATTGCAGCCCGAGCGCCGGCGGAGTACTGCATGGGATCTGCTGCCAATCCATTTCAAACTGCTTCCGTCCAGGAAAGCTTGAGTCTCGGGCCCATTCCCGGTTCCAGCAAGGAGTATCTTGTTCCCGATCAGTTGCGCGTTCCGGTGCGCAAAGTGGAGCTGGAGGACGGGCAGCGTCTGCGCCTTTACGACACTTCCGGTCCCTATACAGAACACAACTTTCAGGTGGATTTGCAGCGCGGCCTGCCGCCGCTACGCGCTCCGTGGATACAGGCTCGCGCCGCATCGCCCGGCGCACGGGTGACGCAAATGCACTACGCCCGGCGCGGCGAAATCACTCCGGAGATGGAGTTTGTGGCGCTGCGCGAGAATCTGACGCCGGAATTTGTGCGCGATGAACTGGCCCGCGGTCGCGCCATTCTGCCGGCCAACATCCGACACCCCGAGCTGGAGCCGATGTGCATTGGCCGCAACTTTCTGGTGAAGGTGAATGCCAATATCGGCAATTCGGCGGTGAAGAGTTCTATTGCCGAAGAAGTGGAGAAGCTGGTCTGGGCCATTCGCTGGGGCGCGGACACAGTCATGGATCTGTCCACTGGCGCGCAAATTCACGAAACCCGCGAATGGATCCTGCGCAACAGTCCGGTTCCGATCGGCACCGTGCCGATCTACCAGGCCCTGGAAAAAGCTGGCGGCCGCGCCGAAGACCTCAGCTGGGAAATCTACCGCGACGTTTTGATCGAGCAGGCCGAGCAGGGCGTCGATTACTTCACCATTCATGCCGGCGTATTGCTGCGCTACGTGCCGCTGACCGCCGGCCGAATCACCGGCATCGTCAGTCGCGGCGGGGCGATTATGGCCAAATGGTGCCTGGCTCACCATCAGGAGAACTTCCTCTACACGCGCTGGGATGAGATTTGCGAGATACTATCAGCTTACGATATTTCGGTATCGATTGGCGATGGACTCCGTCCTGGATCGGTTGCCGACGCCAATGACGAGGCGCAATTTGCCGAACTGAAAACGCAGGGCGAACTCACCTTGCGCGCCTGGGATTTTGATGTGCAGGTGATGAACGAAGGTCCGGGTCATGTGCCGATGCACATGATCGCCGAAAACATGCAAAAACAACTGGAGTGGTGCCACGAGGCGCCCTTCTATACGCTTGGTCCGCTGGTTACTGATATTGCGCCGGGCTACGATCACCTTGCGTCGGCCATCGGCGCCGCCATGATTGGCGCCAGTGGCTGCGCCATGCTATGCTATGTAACTCCCAAGGAACACCTGGGACTGCCCGATCGCGACGATGTGAAACAGGGCGTCATCGCCTACAAGATTGCAGCGCATTCCGCCGATCTGGCCAAGAATCATCCGGGCGCCCGTGATCGCGACGACGCGCTCAGTCGCGCCCGCTTTTCGTTTCGCTGGCGCGACCAGTACCGACTGGCCATAGACCCGGAAACAGCGCAGGCCTTTCACGATGAGACATTGCCCGCCGAGGGCGCACAGAAGGCGCACTTCTGTTCCATGTGCGGACCAAAGTTTTGTTCGATGGAACTCAGCCAGCAGCTCCGTGATCAGGAGGCGGCGCACGGAATGGCCCAGAAAAGCGCCGAATTTCGCAGCGGAGGCGGCGAACTCTACCGTGCTGCCTCAGATCCGGTCTCGGCGTCGTCGCCAAAGTAGGGACGAAGCCGCCGTTCAAAGCGCCGCAAGGCCTCGCCGGCATAGCGTTCGTAGACTTGCGTAGCCCGCTCGGCCCCAAGCTTCTCCTGGTTGCGTTTGATATAGATCTCGGCGCGGCGAATCAGGCGGCGGGTCATCGGAAATTCGGAAAACAGGGTTTCGCGATCTGCCTCGGCGGCTGCCGCGCGCCGCGCCAGGCGGTAAAGACGCCGATTCTCTGGATGTTCATAGTGTTCCATTGGCGGCGCGCTCAGGAAAACCCGCGCAGGATTATGCAGCAGCGGCAGGCTATCGACAAAGGCCTCGCGATTTGTCGGCTCTTCGAATCCTTCAATGTGCGCCCCCGCAGCGCTTAGATTGACCAGGCGAATAGAAAGGCGAGCCGCTGATTCCTCAAACCACTGTCGGTACAGCGACAGCACAAAGTCGCCAAGGGTTTGTTCGCCGTCCATGGCGGTCACTGGCATCGTTTCCCGGCGTCGCACGATGCGCTCATTGATCGTTTCGAAACTCAGCGTTCGGCCAAGTTGCGCCAGCCAGCGTTCCGTATGGTGCGTTCCCGAGCAGTGGATCTTGCGGCCGGTGTAGGCAAGGTCCTGGCCAATCAAAATGATTGGATCGCAGCCAAGATTGCGCAAGAGATCGAAAGCGGTGGTTGCGACAGAACCGCCGCTCTGCAGCCCGCCAATGGGACCATGCAAGCGCTCGGCGTGTTCCGCGCCAGGCGTGTCCTCGCGCCGGAGCCGCCCGTCGACCGCGGCGGTGATTCGCGTTGTAGTAGAAAAGATCAGTCGCTGTGCATGCAGAGCGCGCAAGGTGAAGGGCGAGGCCACCAGGTCGGCAAAGAGCAGGCACTCAGAGAGCCGCTCCTCGCCCGCCAGATGCCGCAAGGTGTGCTTCTGTGCATCCAGTGTGATAACGCCATGGGGCGCCAGGCCGTAGCGTAACATTGGTTTCAGCGATGCGTCACAGGCCAGGATGAAAGCGCGCTCTTTCAAGCGAGCCAGCAAAGGCAGACTGGAACGCAGCGAAGGACCGGTGGAGACGACCACTCCCGGCATGCCGGCCAGCGCGCCGGCAAAGGCGCCAACTGTGGCCGCCGGGCGATCCGCGCTTTGCGGCGGGAGCAGACGTGAATTGATCACAATATTGGCAATCCATGATTGTTCAAACTCAAAGCGAGTGAGGAGGTCGGACATGCGCGAGCGCAACAGGCTGCGAATGCGCCGCTCGGCGCGCTCGTAGTAGTCTGCGTCCGCTCGCTGCGTCGCTGGATGACGCACGAAACGGATGCCGCTCAAGCTATCGGCGGGCAGCGCCTCCAGGTACTGATCCAGCAGTTGCAATCCGTCCTCGCCCGCAAAGAGATGAGCGTTGGGCCGCAGCAGGAGGGCCTCAAATCCCGGATATTGAGTGGCAACCAGTTGCGCCAATCGCAAGTTCTGCTCCAGCACCAGCAGAATTTGTTGCTCCTTCATGCGCTCTAGCATCAGCAAGGGCGCCAGTGGATTGGCCAAACCCAGCAGTACGACAATTTGAGCGCGATGCATCCGCGCCTCTTGCGGGGGCAACATACGCTCTGCCTCGCGTCGCAGATCATAGCGTGAAGCCAGAAACTGCTCTCCTTCGCGGCGCACCAGCACCGGGACCGCTTCGCCGGCGCGCGTTGGTCGCAGCTGATAGGACTCGGCCGGCGCTTCGGCGCTGCGCGGCGCAGAGTCCGCCTGCAAGTAGCGCAAAAGGTACGGCTTACGGCGCAAGATCTCGGCAATCAGTTGCGGCTCATGCATGGGGGCTGTGAATCAAGCGTGGATAACTCAGGGGCCAGGACTGGCAAAAAGAGGCTGACCACCGGCGGCCTGCCGGCATCCTGGAGGGGTCGCAATTCCAATACGACATAATCCTGAGGCGGCCCTTGAGGGCCGGGGGACGCGCTGTGAAGGTTCTGAAAATACGCATGATCGGTTTCAAGTCCTTCGCCGACGAAACGCAGATCGATTTGCAGCCCGGCATCACCTGCATTGTCGGACCCAATGGCTGCGGCAAATCAAACATTCTCGATGCCGTGCGCTGGGTGCTGGGTGAAAAGAGCGCAAAAGGTCTGCGCGGAAAAAGCATGGAAGACGTGGTCTTTCTGGGCTCAGAGCAGCGCAAGCAGGCCGGCATGGCCGAGGTCGAAATCCATTTCGAGAACCGCGATCGCGCCCTGAAGATAGACGCGGATGAGGTCGTGGTTGGCCGCCGCCTGTATCTTTCCAGCGCCAGCGAATACTATCTCAACGGAAAGCGCTGCACGCGTCGTGAGGTGGAGCGCGCCTTTCTGGATACAGGCATTGGCAAGTCGGCCTACTCCATCATGGAGCAGGGACGGATGTCAGAGATCCTGAAAAGCACCCCCGAAGCGCGCCGCGTCCTGCTGGACGAGGCGGCCGGCGTCGCTCGCTTCAAGGCCGAACGCCGTGAAACTCTGGATCGCCTGGACGCTACGGAGCAGAACTTGCTGCGGCTTGGAGATATTCTCAGAGCCCGCCGCGAGGAGATGGATCATCTGGAGCGTCAGGCCAAAAAGACGCGGCGCTATCTGGAACTGAAAGAAAAGCTCGATCTACACGATCTGCATCTGCGCTACCTCAATCTGCGCTCCTTGCAGGAGCGAAGCCGTCGCGCCGAAGAGAAGCTCGGCGAATTGAAGCGCCGACGCGATCAGTCCCTGGAAAAGAAGCGTCAGGCTGAAGAGCGCATCGAGGCTATC comes from Leptospirales bacterium and encodes:
- the thiC gene encoding phosphomethylpyrimidine synthase ThiC, coding for MGSAANPFQTASVQESLSLGPIPGSSKEYLVPDQLRVPVRKVELEDGQRLRLYDTSGPYTEHNFQVDLQRGLPPLRAPWIQARAASPGARVTQMHYARRGEITPEMEFVALRENLTPEFVRDELARGRAILPANIRHPELEPMCIGRNFLVKVNANIGNSAVKSSIAEEVEKLVWAIRWGADTVMDLSTGAQIHETREWILRNSPVPIGTVPIYQALEKAGGRAEDLSWEIYRDVLIEQAEQGVDYFTIHAGVLLRYVPLTAGRITGIVSRGGAIMAKWCLAHHQENFLYTRWDEICEILSAYDISVSIGDGLRPGSVADANDEAQFAELKTQGELTLRAWDFDVQVMNEGPGHVPMHMIAENMQKQLEWCHEAPFYTLGPLVTDIAPGYDHLASAIGAAMIGASGCAMLCYVTPKEHLGLPDRDDVKQGVIAYKIAAHSADLAKNHPGARDRDDALSRARFSFRWRDQYRLAIDPETAQAFHDETLPAEGAQKAHFCSMCGPKFCSMELSQQLRDQEAAHGMAQKSAEFRSGGGELYRAASDPVSASSPK
- a CDS encoding DUF115 domain-containing protein produces the protein MHEPQLIAEILRRKPYLLRYLQADSAPRSAEAPAESYQLRPTRAGEAVPVLVRREGEQFLASRYDLRREAERMLPPQEARMHRAQIVVLLGLANPLAPLLMLERMKEQQILLVLEQNLRLAQLVATQYPGFEALLLRPNAHLFAGEDGLQLLDQYLEALPADSLSGIRFVRHPATQRADADYYERAERRIRSLLRSRMSDLLTRFEFEQSWIANIVINSRLLPPQSADRPAATVGAFAGALAGMPGVVVSTGPSLRSSLPLLARLKERAFILACDASLKPMLRYGLAPHGVITLDAQKHTLRHLAGEERLSECLLFADLVASPFTLRALHAQRLIFSTTTRITAAVDGRLRREDTPGAEHAERLHGPIGGLQSGGSVATTAFDLLRNLGCDPIILIGQDLAYTGRKIHCSGTHHTERWLAQLGRTLSFETINERIVRRRETMPVTAMDGEQTLGDFVLSLYRQWFEESAARLSIRLVNLSAAGAHIEGFEEPTNREAFVDSLPLLHNPARVFLSAPPMEHYEHPENRRLYRLARRAAAAEADRETLFSEFPMTRRLIRRAEIYIKRNQEKLGAERATQVYERYAGEALRRFERRLRPYFGDDAETGSEAAR